The bacterium genomic sequence TTCTGCCTCGGCTTTTTCCTCTGCTTTTTCCTCGGCTTTTTCCGCTGCTTCTGCCTTCTCTGCTTTTGCTTTCGGCTCTTCTTCTTCCCCTTCTTCCTTTGATTTAGCTTTAGCTTTTACGGCGGTGGAGATTTTGGAGGCCATACTTTGCTCAAATATCTCTCCCAGGGTAACTCCCCCTTCTCCCTGGTTCTTCAGGTAGCTCCTTATTTCCTGTTTTTGGTAGAGTTTATCTGCTTCCTTGAGGCTGAGAATCATTCGTCGTTCAGAGGGTTTGATCTCTATAACTTTGACCTTGACCTTTTGTCCCACTGAGACCACCTCAGAAGGAGAGCTAATCTTTTTATCGGAAAGTTCTCTTAAGGGGACAAGTCCTTCTATGCCGTCCATTAAGTGGACAAAGACATAAGACTTGACCACCTTTATTACCTTTCCTTCAATAATATTACCTATCTTAAACTTTTCTTCCACCTCTAACCAAGGATCAAGTTTGGCCTGCTTTAGAGAGAGGGATATTCGTTCCTGGTCTTTATCTATCCGTAATACCATTACTTCCACTTCATCTCCCACCCTAATTATCTCTGATGGATGCTTTATCCAGCTCCAGGACATCTCTGAGAGATGAACAAGGCCGTCTATCCCGCCCAAATCTATGAAAACTCCGAAGTTAGTTATCCGGGCCACCTTGCCCTTACGGATCTGCCCTTCATAGAGATCATTCAAGATGGCCGCCTTAAGGGACTGTTCTTCCTCTTCTAAAACCTTTTTCTGAGATAAAACCAC encodes the following:
- the rpsA gene encoding 30S ribosomal protein S1, producing the protein MNNLKGLLNEDEFLGQELSEVQYQQREKEKIVEEGLPVRLLDEMAGQELTGIEEEVLPKVELEEEVAKPVVEEAPEEKHDWSVYEETIKSLTKGQILSGTVVRIDADSVLVDVGRKSEGIIPRAELSHKEFSSPDEVIKVGDRIDVFVIQADDKEGNLLLSKKRADLEQTWLKVQKAYDDQAVIKATVVEKVRGGLLVDLGFRGFVPASHIERRPIRDLDRYIGEALRLRVLEIDRSRRKVVLSQKKVLEEEEQSLKAAILNDLYEGQIRKGKVARITNFGVFIDLGGIDGLVHLSEMSWSWIKHPSEIIRVGDEVEVMVLRIDKDQERISLSLKQAKLDPWLEVEEKFKIGNIIEGKVIKVVKSYVFVHLMDGIEGLVPLRELSDKKISSPSEVVSVGQKVKVKVIEIKPSERRMILSLKEADKLYQKQEIRSYLKNQGEGGVTLGEIFEQSMASKISTAVKAKAKSKEEGEEEEPKAKAEKAEAAEKAEEKAEEKAEAE